The Phycisphaerales bacterium genome segment AAGGCGTGCAGGTAGCCCTTGGTGCCGGCGTAGGGGGCGCCCTGCTCGAGGCCGACGAGGCCGGACTCGGAGCCGGCGAAGAGGATGACGCCGTTGCTCTTCTGGAGCTCGGGGAGCGCGGCGCGGGTCATCATGAACGCGGAGGTGATGTTGTTCTTGAGGAGGAGCTGGAAGTCGTCGGTGGTGAAGTTCTGGAGCTCTTCGAGGTTGGGGAAGCTGCCGGCGTTGTTGACGAGGATGTCGATCCTGCCGAAGGTGTCGACGGCGAGCTTGACGCAGGCGCGGGCCTGGAGGTCGTCGGCGAGGTCGCCGGAGAAGTCGGTGCTGCGCCCGCCTTTGGCGCGGATCTCCTGGGAGACGTCGTGCACGGGGTCGCCGGGGAGGCCGGCGACGACCACGGAGGCGCCCTCATCGATGAACTTCTTGCAGATGGCCTCACCGATGCCGGTGCCGCCGCCGGTGACGATGGCGACCTTGTCGGGCAGACGGAGTCTGGGGCTGGGCATGGAAGGCGACCTCCTTGGCCGCATGTTCGCGGGACGGCCTGACGCCGGGATGAGTGGCCCATGTGGTTTCTCATGCCAGCAGGGCGGACGCCTCTGACGCGGTCCTGCCGGTGACGCGGACCACCTTTTCGGGCGAGGCGTGGCCGACGATCACCTCGACGTCGCGCTCGCTAACGTTGAGCGCCGCGGCCAGGAGGGCGCACACGGCTTTATTGGCCCTGCCGGCCTCGGGCGGGGCTGAGACCTTGACCTTCAGGCGGTCTCCCAGGGGGCCGACGATCTGGTCGCGGCGGCTGCCGGGGACGACCTTGAGGGCGATGCGGACCGACTGGGGGGTGTGGGGGTCGT includes the following:
- a CDS encoding SDR family oxidoreductase, translated to MPSPRLRLPDKVAIVTGGGTGIGEAICKKFIDEGASVVVAGLPGDPVHDVSQEIRAKGGRSTDFSGDLADDLQARACVKLAVDTFGRIDILVNNAGSFPNLEELQNFTTDDFQLLLKNNITSAFMMTRAALPELQKSNGVILFAGSESGLVGLEQGAPYAGTKGYLHAFAKSLAAEQAKHGVRVNCVCPGPIDTSWTHRESGPMDLKTEKMAIASTLLGRRGTPEEVANVYAFLASDEASYVTGSLYKVDGGITIAKGPAGLQAERDMKKPPAGRLDLSHSREGRPKGEREAPRHEKQPKHD
- a CDS encoding DUF167 domain-containing protein, with the translated sequence MPMFEDDPHTPQSVRIALKVVPGSRRDQIVGPLGDRLKVKVSAPPEAGRANKAVCALLAAALNVSERDVEVIVGHASPEKVVRVTGRTASEASALLA